In Candidatus Syntrophosphaera sp., the genomic stretch CTGTGTTTTACCCCACCCACACCGGCGACGGCCAGATCAAGCTGCAGTACAAGATCTTCAACAATGTGGACCTGGGCGCCGGAGACTCCTATCCCCATGGAAACTTCTGCACGATAGGCATCGAAGACCACACCGAGACTGTCGGCCTGGAATACACCTTCAATAACTCATATCCCACCGCCGCAGCGCCTTTGAGCCATGAATCGGCGCTATTCATCACCACCCGGTCTCTGATCCCTGATTATCCCTATATCGCGATCGAACAGGTCACTGTCGTCGATCCCAACGCCAACCAGCATCTGGAGCCCGGTGAGTCTGCCGAGCTGTCCATCCGGCTGGGCAACCGCGGGCTGGTGGATGCCTCCGGCGTGGCCGCGGTCCTCAGCACCAGCGACCCCTATGTCACAATTACGTCCGCCAGCGCGGTTTACGGATTCATCGCCGCCCAGGGCAATGCCTACCCCCAAACCAACTTCGCGGTCACAGTAGCGCCAAACTGCCCAGCCAACCACTCAATCATCTTCACCCTGAACATCACTGGAGATGACGGCAACTGGAATTACAATTTCCCTCTCCTGGTATATGTCGCGGAACTGGCTTTCAGCGACCTCATGGTGTATGACTCCAGCGGCAACCAAAACGGTATCCTCGATCCCGGCGAAACTGCCAACCTCACCATCCGCTTGAACAATATCGGCCAGATACCCTCCCTGGCGGGAACCGCCACCCTGACCTGTTCAACCCCCGGAATCACCATCAACACCGGTTCCGACACCTTCCCAGCCCTCGCCGCGGGAGACTTTGAAGTCCTCAGCTTCAACATTACCGCCTCAGCCGGCATGACCAACGGAACCCTCGTCCATCTGAACTTCACCGCGGTCGCGGGACCGGTCACTGTTTCTACCACGGAGAACTTGGAAGTCGGGGCCCCTCTGGAAGTGATCATCGGCACCGGGACCAACAACCAGACCTATCCTCTGGACAGGTATTACAACTACTCCGCCCACGAAGCGATTTACCTGACCTCGGAGATCGGCATGGCCGGCACATTGAAAGCCATGGCAATCTACAAGGGCTCTGGCACGGACATGAACCCCATCGATGCCGTATCCATCTATATGAAAAACACCACCGCCTCGACCCTCACTTCTGGGGATTACAGCACGGCCGGATACACATTGGTCTATAGCGGATCCTATCCCAATAATGCGGCCTCAGGCTGGATGGAAGTGGAGTTGAATCCGATGTTCGTTTATGACGGGATATCCAATCTCGCCATCTTGATGGTGAAAGGCTATCAACAGTGGATAAGCTATTACCCCCGCTGGAATTACACCACCACTCCAACCAACCGGGCCCGCGCCAACCGCAGCGATTATTCCGCCCCCACCAACCTTTCAGCCAGTAATCTGCTACCCAATCTCCGGCTCAAGGTCTTCCCGGATTATGACATGCTCCTGCCGCCACAGGACCTGGCCGCCACGGCAAGCCACCAATCAGTGCTTCTGACTTGGTCGGCCCCGGCTTCAGGGGTTCCCTCCAGCTATAAAATATTCCGCAATTCTTCGCTGCTTACGACGGTCACCTCACTTTCCTACACCGACTTGGCCGTAACCAATGGCACCACTTACAGTTATTACCTGAAAGCTGTATATCCTGAGGGTGAATCTGATCCCAGCGAAACTGTGACCGCCACTCCGAACATGTATCCGCCCACGAACCTGACCGCGGTGGGGGGCTATGCCCTCGTCAACCTGAACTGGAATGCCGCCGCGGGGCGTGAGGAAGAGCTTTTTGCCCGCTCAGCAGAAAGGGCTGTCAGCGGTTACAGGATCTACCGGAACGGAACTCCCATCACCACGGTCACCGGGACCTCATACCAGGATACCGGCCTGACCAACGGAGTTACCTATTCCTATTACGTGACCACACTATACACCAATCCCGCCGGTGAATCCGGCCCCTCAAACACAGCCACGGCCACGCCCAGCCTGATCACCTATGTGGTGCTGGGTTCTGGCACCAATGTGAACACCACTTCCCAAAACGCGCCGATCAACATTTCCGACCGCAGTGTGCACGGCCAACTGGTATACACCGCGGCGGAACTGAATGCCGCGGGAATCACGGGCCCGGCCCTGCTTACCCAGATGGGATTCAATGTTGTGGCGTCCCCGGCCATGAACATACCGAATTTCCTGGTCCGCCTGAAACATACAACGGCCAATGATGCATCGATCTGGCACTCCGCGGATGCTCTGGAAACCGTCTATGCCAATACTTCCTACATGCCCACCGCCGGCGGCTATGACATGCTGTCTTTCACCACACCCTTCATTTGGAACGGAACGGACAACATCCTGGTCGATACCGCCTTTGGCACCCTGCCAGTGTCTGACTACTCGGGAACCCAGCAATACACGACCATGAACGCGGGCTACAGATTCGCCTGGAGCGAGGAATCGGACCAGACAAACGTCTTTTCCGGCGGCGTATTGGTCAACCGGCGCTACAACATCCGCCTGGGCTTTCAGCCGATCAGCACCGGCCCGCACATCACGGTCAACCCCACCTCCATAATCTTTGGCGCTGTTGAGGTTGGAACCACTGCCGTGCAGCAGTTCACGATCCAGAATACCGGCGATGAACCCCTCACCGGCAATATCACCACCCCAACTGGCTACAGCGTTGCCTTGGCAGCCAGGGATGCGGAATCTCGCCTCGGAACAGCCCCGGCCGGCAAATCCCAGCGCAACACCCTCGCCTATAATGTAGCGGCCGGCGCCACCAGCACCTTCAACCTCACCTTCGCCCCCACCGCCGTGGCGATCTATCTTGGCAATCTGGCCATCACCAGCAACGACAGCAACAACCCCAGTGTGAGCATCCCGGTGAGCGGAAGCGGCATCATTCCCCCGGCCATCTCATTGAATACCGACTCCTTGGCCAGCGTTCTGGACTACGGCGGGGAAAGCACGGACAGCTTCGTTATCAGCAATACCGGCGGCCAGACCCTCAGCTTCTCGATCACGGAATCGCCCTCGGTGGTTTGGTTTAGCGCCAATCCAACCTCAGGAAACATAGCTCCCGGCGGCAGCCAAACCGTTACGGGCTCTTTTTCCGCGTCAGGAATGTCTCCTGGAACTTATCACACCACCCTGCTGATCAATTCCAATGATCCCTACGATCCGGAAGTGGAGGTCGAGGTTGACCTGAATGTGAATAACAGCCTGCCCACCATCGTCCTGCCGGATGAATTCAGCTTCGATGAAGGCGGGACCCTGATCGTGGATTTCGATCCCTACGTGAACGACCTGAACAATCAGGCCCTTGTCCTCTCCTGTAGCGGCAATACGAACGTCTTGGTGGACATCAACAACCTCATCGTCACCTTCAGCGCCACGCCCGGCTGGAGCGGAACGGAAACGCTCACTTTCACCGTCAGCGACGGCATTGACGAAGCTTCGGACACAGTGATCGTCACCGTGATCCCCACCACCATTCCGGTTCCGGAGATAACGGGCATCACGAGTTCCGCAACAGGAGTAACAATCCAATGGAGCAGCGTGACAGGCGCCACCGAATACCACATCTACCGGTCAGCCGATCCCTACGGCACCTTTGTCTACTTGGATTCCACCACCCTGACCTCTTACGAGGACACCCAGGTTTCCGGAAAAGCCTTCTACAGGGTGGTTGCGGTAAGCAATCCGCCCGTCCGGAAGAACTGATAACTTAAAGCCCCTTGGGCATGACCGGCCCCGTCCCACCCGTGCTTTGGCATGAGGAAGGCGGGGCCGGTTTTTTCCTCATTCTCCAATGTTCACCGCCCTCCTTATCATTACGGTGTCAATACGGACTCATTACGGACTTTGTCCGTAATGAGTCCGTATTGACACCGTATTGATAAGGGGAGCCATAGGGGATGGAAACCGGCGGGAAAATAGCTTGAAAGCTGGCCAGTAAAGGAAAAAT encodes the following:
- a CDS encoding choice-of-anchor D domain-containing protein, giving the protein MKKVNPIWLTIAMLALIPLSLFSQTLQAESAFSITRSSGDGIQIRFDLPQWKLERVERGGETLHKVSVAGAQYIFIDEEETLPVFATMVAIPYSGGVSLNLLGSESQSSDQVRLDFDAALTAERNNGRYASELYPADQVLISEPQVLRDFRVVSLNIYPFQYDQASRQLIVRQNVDIRIDFNSSPSLNEIAPPQSYSSAFERIYRGLILNYDQMTDRTLTYSSPRMLVIYGNYSDTAYLNKVNEYVNWKRQKGFIVNSVSTATAGTTYTAIKTYIQNQYNNLATRPDYIVLIGDVTGSMAVPTYNSYIDYYYTWLAGGDNLGDVIIGRISVETTEQMINYMAKISSFEQQLNPDTASWLNKMVLVGDSASSGISTIYTNEYIYDTSLHVNPDYTYTKVYGSSPSSATINAAINQGVAFYNYRGYIGMSGWPSTMSSMNNAYRLFHAVFITCSTGTFGSGTSTTEAVVRYGSAATLGGAVTAIGMATSSTHTPMNNCLDVGIFHGIYPLGMRDMGEAMLYGKLYLNAVYGVSNATQAYNFAGYCNIMGDPSAAVYVGMPSSFSIEAPDILAAGTANMGVTVRNSINQPVEGVSVSLTNTSGLQVLAFTNADGFAMLELPGTLSGSLNLTVNKDGFIPASQTISINTVGGVVYDDMAVDDDQDGSSVGNSDGYANPGETIELYVSLKNTTTSNVLLTADVTCNDPYVGLISFNRIEYDDIAPGDTGLNLNAIVFTIDPSCPDQHQIVLEMSVESTAGDWTVYVPVVVNSGKLEIQSYSFVGSTGNHIFPGDQFEMTFSLTNTGSADLPGVYGILSSHDMFFTVPDTLGFFNSISQGSSATNSTDTFTVFARSTCVDGMVIPLSLRVYNADGYEEILSLTVTIGQTTVTDPLGQDAYGYFIFDEGDTAYDQCPVYDWIGIAPAEGGSGTILNLTDPGVSHDEGDQVGAVSIQTVTLPFPFTFYGVTYSQASISSNGFIAFGSTTDSDWRNWRLPDAGGPSPMIAVFWDDLQIGAGSGVYTYYNPTLHYYIVQWNNMVSGYDGSLETFQAILYDPVFYPTHTGDGQIKLQYKIFNNVDLGAGDSYPHGNFCTIGIEDHTETVGLEYTFNNSYPTAAAPLSHESALFITTRSLIPDYPYIAIEQVTVVDPNANQHLEPGESAELSIRLGNRGLVDASGVAAVLSTSDPYVTITSASAVYGFIAAQGNAYPQTNFAVTVAPNCPANHSIIFTLNITGDDGNWNYNFPLLVYVAELAFSDLMVYDSSGNQNGILDPGETANLTIRLNNIGQIPSLAGTATLTCSTPGITINTGSDTFPALAAGDFEVLSFNITASAGMTNGTLVHLNFTAVAGPVTVSTTENLEVGAPLEVIIGTGTNNQTYPLDRYYNYSAHEAIYLTSEIGMAGTLKAMAIYKGSGTDMNPIDAVSIYMKNTTASTLTSGDYSTAGYTLVYSGSYPNNAASGWMEVELNPMFVYDGISNLAILMVKGYQQWISYYPRWNYTTTPTNRARANRSDYSAPTNLSASNLLPNLRLKVFPDYDMLLPPQDLAATASHQSVLLTWSAPASGVPSSYKIFRNSSLLTTVTSLSYTDLAVTNGTTYSYYLKAVYPEGESDPSETVTATPNMYPPTNLTAVGGYALVNLNWNAAAGREEELFARSAERAVSGYRIYRNGTPITTVTGTSYQDTGLTNGVTYSYYVTTLYTNPAGESGPSNTATATPSLITYVVLGSGTNVNTTSQNAPINISDRSVHGQLVYTAAELNAAGITGPALLTQMGFNVVASPAMNIPNFLVRLKHTTANDASIWHSADALETVYANTSYMPTAGGYDMLSFTTPFIWNGTDNILVDTAFGTLPVSDYSGTQQYTTMNAGYRFAWSEESDQTNVFSGGVLVNRRYNIRLGFQPISTGPHITVNPTSIIFGAVEVGTTAVQQFTIQNTGDEPLTGNITTPTGYSVALAARDAESRLGTAPAGKSQRNTLAYNVAAGATSTFNLTFAPTAVAIYLGNLAITSNDSNNPSVSIPVSGSGIIPPAISLNTDSLASVLDYGGESTDSFVISNTGGQTLSFSITESPSVVWFSANPTSGNIAPGGSQTVTGSFSASGMSPGTYHTTLLINSNDPYDPEVEVEVDLNVNNSLPTIVLPDEFSFDEGGTLIVDFDPYVNDLNNQALVLSCSGNTNVLVDINNLIVTFSATPGWSGTETLTFTVSDGIDEASDTVIVTVIPTTIPVPEITGITSSATGVTIQWSSVTGATEYHIYRSADPYGTFVYLDSTTLTSYEDTQVSGKAFYRVVAVSNPPVRKN